Proteins found in one Scomber scombrus chromosome 15, fScoSco1.1, whole genome shotgun sequence genomic segment:
- the capslb gene encoding calcyphosine-like b, with the protein MAGTSRHDREMAMKAKQQLSQSADPVERLRLQCLTRGSSGIKGLGRVFKIMDDDRNRSLDLKEFLKGLNDYGVMMDKQEALTLFQHFDRDGSGSIDFDEFLITLRPAMSKARKEVVMQAFRKLDKTGDGVITIEDLQGVYNAKYHPKYQNGEWSEDQVFRKFLDSFDSPYDKDGKVTQEEFMNYYAGVSASIDTDVYFIVMMRNAWKL; encoded by the exons atggcAGGGACGTCGAGACACGACAGAGAAATGGCGATGAAGGCGAAGCAGCAGCTGTCTCAGTCTGCCGACCCGGTGGAGAGACTCAGACTGCAGTGTTTGACCAGAGGATCATCTGGGATCAAAGGTCTGGGGAg AGTTTTCAAAATAATGGACGACGACAGGAACCGCTCTCTGGACCTGAAGGAGTTCCTGAAGGGTCTGAACGACTACGGCGTCATGATGGACAAACAGGAAGCGCTCACGCTGTTTCAGCACTTTGATCGAGACGGCAGCGGATCCATCGACTTCGACGAGTTCCTCATCACTCTGAGG CCGGCCATGTCTAAGGCCAGGAAGGAGGTGGTGATGCAGGCGTTCAGGAAGCTGGATAAGACCGGAGACGGAGTCATCACCATCGAAGACCTGCAGGGGGTTTACAACGCTAAGTACCACCCCAAGTATCAGAACGGGGAGTGGAGCGAGGATCAGGTGTTCAGGAAGTTCCTGGACAGCTTCGACTCTCCGTATGACAAAGATGGAAAG GTGACCCAGGAGGAGTTTATGAATTATTACGCTGGTGTGAGTGCGTCCATCGATACGGACGTCTACTTTATTGTGATGATGAGAAATGCCTGGAAGCTCTGA